In one Pseudomonas sp. 31-12 genomic region, the following are encoded:
- the murC gene encoding UDP-N-acetylmuramate--L-alanine ligase, protein MVEKQKAMPQPEMRRIRRIHFVGIGGVGMCGIAEVLLNLGYEVSGSDLKASPVTERLESFGAHIFIGHRAENASAADVLVVSSAVNTSNPEVASALERRIPVVPRAEMLAELMRYRHGIAVAGTHGKTTTTSLIASVFAAGGLDPTFVIGGRLNAAGTNAQLGTSRYLIAEADESDASFLHLQPLVAVVTNIDADHMATYDGDFNKLKKTFVEFLHNLPFYGLAVVCLDDPVVREILPLVKRPTVTYGFGDDCDVRAINVRQQGMQTFFTVLRPDREPLDVSVNMPGNHNVLNALATICIATDEGVSDEAIVQGLSGFQGVGRRFQVYGELPVDGGNVMLVDDYGHHPTEVAAVIQAVRGGWPERRLVMVYQPHRYSRTRDLYDDFVNVLADANVLLLMEVYPAGEEPIPGADSRKLCNSIRQRGQLDPIYIERGVDLAPLVKPLLRAGDILLCQGAGDIGGLAPKLLASPLFAGAVAAPTAGKLK, encoded by the coding sequence ATGGTTGAGAAACAGAAAGCCATGCCGCAACCGGAAATGCGCCGCATCCGTCGCATCCACTTCGTCGGCATCGGCGGCGTGGGCATGTGCGGCATCGCCGAAGTGTTGCTGAACCTGGGCTATGAAGTGTCCGGTTCCGACCTGAAAGCGTCGCCGGTGACCGAGCGTCTCGAGTCCTTTGGCGCGCACATTTTCATCGGCCACCGTGCCGAAAACGCCTCTGCCGCTGACGTGCTGGTGGTATCGAGCGCCGTGAACACCTCCAACCCGGAAGTCGCGTCTGCTCTGGAACGCCGTATCCCTGTGGTGCCGCGAGCCGAAATGCTCGCGGAACTGATGCGCTATCGCCACGGCATCGCCGTTGCCGGTACGCACGGCAAAACCACCACCACCAGCCTGATCGCTTCGGTGTTCGCGGCCGGTGGCCTGGACCCGACGTTCGTCATCGGTGGTCGTCTGAATGCTGCGGGCACCAATGCCCAGCTCGGCACCAGCCGCTACCTGATCGCCGAAGCCGACGAAAGCGATGCCAGTTTCCTGCACCTGCAGCCGCTGGTGGCCGTGGTCACCAACATCGACGCCGACCACATGGCGACCTACGACGGTGACTTCAACAAACTGAAGAAAACCTTCGTCGAGTTCCTCCACAACCTGCCGTTCTACGGTCTGGCGGTGGTGTGCCTGGACGATCCGGTGGTGCGTGAAATCCTGCCACTGGTGAAACGCCCGACGGTCACTTATGGCTTCGGCGATGACTGCGACGTACGCGCCATCAATGTGCGCCAGCAAGGCATGCAAACCTTCTTCACGGTGCTGCGCCCGGATCGCGAGCCGTTGGATGTCTCGGTGAACATGCCGGGCAACCACAACGTATTGAACGCCCTGGCGACCATCTGCATCGCCACCGACGAAGGCGTCAGCGATGAAGCCATCGTCCAGGGCCTGTCCGGCTTCCAGGGTGTCGGCCGACGCTTCCAGGTCTACGGCGAACTGCCGGTAGACGGCGGCAACGTGATGCTGGTCGACGACTACGGTCACCACCCGACCGAAGTCGCGGCCGTGATCCAGGCCGTACGCGGTGGCTGGCCGGAGCGCCGTCTGGTGATGGTTTACCAGCCGCACCGTTACAGCCGCACCCGCGACCTGTACGACGATTTCGTCAATGTACTGGCCGATGCCAACGTCTTGCTGCTGATGGAAGTCTACCCGGCCGGTGAAGAGCCGATCCCGGGCGCCGACAGCCGCAAGCTGTGCAACAGCATTCGCCAGCGCGGTCAGCTCGACCCGATCTACATCGAGCGCGGTGTCGACCTAGCGCCGCTGGTCAAGCCGCTGCTGCGTGCCGGCGACATCCTGCTGTGCCAGGGCGCCGGTGATATCGGTGGCCTCGCCCCGAAACTGTTGGCCAGTCCACTATTCGCGGGAGCTGTTGCCGCGCCGACTGCGGGGAAGTTGAAATGA
- the murG gene encoding undecaprenyldiphospho-muramoylpentapeptide beta-N-acetylglucosaminyltransferase — protein MGANVLIMAGGTGGHVFPALACAREFQARGYTVHWLGTPRGIENDLVPMAGIELHRINATGLRGKGKLSLLKAPFMVLKSVWQARAIIRQLQPVCVVGFGGYVTGPGGVAAKLAGVPVIVHEQNAVAGTANRLLVPLAARVCEAFPDTFTLSDSRRTTGNPVRTELFLETQRPALAGRKARLLILGGSLGAEPLNKLLPEALSQVAPDLRPEVFHQAGKNHDEVTAERYRAAGVEAQVQPFIKDMAQAYGWADLVVCRAGALTISELAAAGLPSMLVPLPHAIDDHQTRNADYLAREGAAFLMPQRTTGAADLAARLTEVLMQPQRLNDMATAARRLAKPDATRNVVDTCLEVAHG, from the coding sequence ATGGGCGCTAACGTCTTGATCATGGCGGGCGGCACCGGTGGCCATGTGTTCCCGGCGCTGGCGTGCGCCCGCGAATTCCAGGCCCGCGGTTACACCGTGCACTGGCTCGGAACGCCACGCGGCATCGAGAACGACCTGGTGCCGATGGCCGGTATCGAGCTGCACCGGATCAATGCCACCGGTTTGCGCGGCAAGGGCAAGTTGTCCCTGCTCAAGGCTCCGTTCATGGTACTCAAGTCGGTCTGGCAGGCGCGGGCGATCATTCGTCAGCTGCAGCCGGTGTGTGTGGTCGGCTTCGGTGGTTATGTGACCGGTCCTGGTGGCGTTGCCGCCAAACTGGCCGGTGTGCCGGTGATCGTTCATGAGCAGAACGCCGTGGCCGGTACCGCCAATCGGTTGCTGGTGCCGTTGGCCGCCCGAGTCTGTGAAGCGTTCCCCGACACCTTTACCCTGTCGGACAGCCGTCGGACCACCGGTAACCCGGTGCGCACCGAGCTGTTCCTCGAAACACAGCGTCCCGCCCTGGCGGGTCGCAAGGCGCGTTTGCTGATCCTGGGCGGAAGCCTGGGCGCAGAGCCGTTGAACAAGTTGCTGCCTGAAGCCCTGTCGCAAGTCGCCCCCGACCTGCGCCCGGAAGTGTTTCATCAGGCCGGCAAAAACCACGATGAAGTGACTGCAGAGCGCTATCGCGCGGCTGGCGTCGAGGCGCAAGTGCAGCCTTTCATCAAAGACATGGCCCAAGCCTATGGCTGGGCCGACCTGGTGGTGTGCCGCGCAGGCGCGTTGACCATCAGTGAACTGGCTGCCGCCGGTCTGCCCTCGATGCTGGTGCCGTTGCCCCACGCGATCGACGATCACCAGACCCGCAACGCCGATTATTTGGCCCGTGAAGGCGCTGCCTTCCTGATGCCGCAAAGAACGACTGGCGCAGCGGATCTTGCCGCGCGCCTGACAGAGGTCCTGATGCAACCACAACGACTCAACGACATGGCCACCGCGGCACGCCGCCTGGCCAAACCCGATGCAACCCGTAACGTGGTCGATACCTGTCTGGAGGTGGCCCATGGTTGA
- the ftsW gene encoding putative lipid II flippase FtsW produces MSLLNIIKPYPSPIITGRGIDLDFPMLAGCLALIGLGLVMIASASTEVAAVQSGSALYYMIRHLIYIVLGLGACVITMMIPIATWQRLGWLMLLGAFGLLVMVIIPGIGREVNGSMRWIGFSFFNVQPSEIAKVFVVIYLAGYLVRRQKEVRESWMGFFKPFIVLLPMAGLLLMEPDFGATVVMMGAAAAMLFLGGVGLFRFSLMVVLAVGAVVLLIQVQPYRMARLTNFADPWADQFGAGYQLSQALIAFGRGEWLGVGLGNSVQKQFYLPEAHTDFVFSVLAEELGAVGSLCTVALFVFVCVRGMYIGYWAEKAKQFFAAYIAYGLSFLWIGQFLINIGVNVGLLPTKGLTLPFLSYGGSSLVICGACLGLLLRIEWESRTHLGSEEMEFHESDFAEEPTHGR; encoded by the coding sequence ATGAGCCTGCTCAATATCATCAAGCCATACCCGTCGCCGATCATCACTGGGCGCGGGATCGACCTCGACTTCCCGATGCTCGCCGGTTGCCTGGCCTTGATCGGTCTCGGGCTGGTGATGATTGCCTCGGCCTCGACCGAAGTGGCGGCCGTGCAGTCGGGCAGTGCCCTGTACTACATGATTCGCCACCTGATCTACATCGTGCTGGGCCTGGGCGCCTGCGTCATCACCATGATGATTCCGATCGCCACCTGGCAACGCTTGGGCTGGCTGATGCTGCTGGGTGCATTCGGTTTGCTGGTGATGGTGATCATCCCGGGGATCGGCCGTGAAGTGAACGGTTCGATGCGCTGGATCGGCTTCAGTTTCTTCAACGTCCAGCCGTCCGAGATCGCCAAGGTGTTCGTGGTGATCTACCTCGCCGGTTATCTGGTACGTCGCCAGAAAGAAGTGCGCGAAAGCTGGATGGGCTTCTTCAAGCCGTTCATCGTTCTGCTGCCCATGGCCGGTCTGTTGCTGATGGAGCCGGATTTCGGTGCCACCGTTGTCATGATGGGCGCGGCAGCGGCGATGCTATTCCTCGGCGGGGTCGGGCTGTTCCGGTTTTCCTTAATGGTGGTCCTCGCGGTCGGGGCGGTGGTGCTGTTGATTCAAGTGCAGCCGTATCGAATGGCGCGTCTGACCAACTTTGCCGATCCGTGGGCCGACCAGTTCGGTGCCGGCTACCAGTTGTCGCAAGCATTGATCGCATTCGGTCGCGGCGAATGGCTGGGCGTTGGCCTGGGCAACAGCGTGCAGAAACAGTTCTACCTGCCGGAAGCCCACACCGACTTCGTGTTCTCGGTGCTGGCCGAAGAGCTGGGCGCCGTGGGTTCCTTGTGCACCGTAGCGCTGTTCGTCTTCGTCTGTGTGCGTGGCATGTACATCGGTTATTGGGCTGAGAAGGCCAAGCAGTTCTTCGCCGCCTACATTGCGTACGGCCTGTCGTTCCTGTGGATCGGCCAGTTCCTGATCAACATCGGGGTGAACGTCGGCCTGCTGCCGACCAAAGGCCTGACCCTGCCGTTCCTCAGTTATGGCGGCAGTTCGCTGGTGATTTGCGGTGCCTGTCTCGGCTTGTTATTGCGCATCGAGTGGGAGAGTCGAACCCACCTGGGCAGCGAAGAGATGGAGTTCCATGAGAGCGACTTCGCCGAGGAGCCGACCCATGGGCGCTAA
- the murD gene encoding UDP-N-acetylmuramoyl-L-alanine--D-glutamate ligase, which translates to MSLIASDHFRIIVGLGKSGMSLVRFLANRGTSFAVADTRENPPELATLKRDYPHVEVRCGELDVEFLCRADELYVSPGLALATPALQAAAARGVKLSGDIELFARNAKAPIVAISGSNAKSTVTTLVGEMAVAAGKRVAVGGNLGTPALDLLDDDVELYVMELSSFQLETTDQLNAEVATVLNVSEDHMDRYSGLPAYHLAKHRIFRGAKQFVVNRQDALSRPLMGEGQPCWTFGLSKPDFKAFGIREEDGEKYLAFEFQNLMPVRELKIRGAHNQSNALAALALGHAVGLPFDAMLSSLRTFAGLEHRCQWVRDLGGVSYYNDSKATNVGAALAAIEGLGADIDGKLVLIAGGDGKGAEFKDLRDPVAVNCRAVVLMGRDSDLIGQAIGDAVPLIRVSSLEEAVAQCRAVAEPGDAVLLSPACASFDMFKNYEDRGHQFVRAVEELA; encoded by the coding sequence GTGTCTCTGATCGCTTCTGACCACTTCCGCATCATTGTCGGCCTCGGCAAGAGCGGCATGTCCCTGGTTCGCTTCCTGGCGAACCGGGGCACGTCGTTTGCTGTGGCTGATACGCGGGAAAATCCACCGGAACTGGCCACGCTCAAGCGTGACTATCCGCACGTGGAAGTGCGTTGTGGCGAGCTGGACGTCGAATTCCTGTGCCGTGCCGACGAGCTCTACGTGAGCCCCGGCCTGGCGCTGGCGACCCCGGCCCTGCAGGCTGCCGCCGCCCGTGGCGTGAAATTGTCCGGCGACATCGAGCTGTTCGCGCGTAACGCGAAGGCGCCGATTGTCGCCATCAGCGGTTCCAACGCGAAAAGCACCGTCACCACCCTGGTTGGCGAGATGGCAGTGGCGGCGGGCAAGCGTGTCGCTGTCGGTGGCAACCTCGGTACGCCGGCGCTGGATCTGCTCGACGACGACGTCGAGTTGTACGTGATGGAACTGTCGAGCTTCCAGCTCGAAACCACCGATCAACTCAACGCCGAAGTGGCGACCGTGCTTAATGTCAGCGAAGACCACATGGACCGCTACAGCGGTCTGCCGGCCTATCACCTGGCCAAGCACCGGATCTTCCGTGGCGCCAAACAGTTTGTGGTCAACCGTCAGGACGCCCTGAGCCGTCCGCTGATGGGCGAGGGCCAGCCGTGCTGGACTTTCGGTTTGAGCAAACCCGATTTCAAGGCCTTCGGGATCCGCGAAGAAGACGGCGAGAAGTACCTGGCCTTCGAATTCCAGAACCTGATGCCGGTGCGCGAGTTGAAGATTCGTGGCGCCCACAACCAGTCCAACGCCCTGGCGGCCTTGGCCCTGGGCCACGCCGTCGGTCTGCCGTTCGACGCCATGCTCTCGAGCTTGCGCACCTTCGCTGGCCTCGAGCATCGCTGCCAATGGGTTCGTGACCTGGGTGGCGTGAGCTATTACAACGATTCCAAAGCCACCAACGTCGGCGCCGCACTGGCCGCCATCGAAGGGCTGGGCGCGGACATCGACGGCAAACTCGTGCTGATCGCCGGTGGCGATGGCAAGGGTGCCGAGTTCAAGGATTTGCGTGACCCGGTGGCGGTCAACTGCCGCGCCGTGGTGTTGATGGGCCGTGACAGTGACCTGATCGGTCAGGCCATCGGCGATGCCGTGCCGCTGATTCGCGTCAGTTCACTGGAGGAAGCGGTCGCACAGTGCCGCGCCGTCGCCGAGCCAGGCGACGCCGTGCTGTTGTCGCCTGCCTGCGCCAGTTTCGACATGTTCAAGAATTACGAAGACCGTGGCCATCAGTTCGTCCGCGCTGTGGAGGAACTGGCATGA
- the mraY gene encoding phospho-N-acetylmuramoyl-pentapeptide-transferase, with protein MLLLLAEYLQQFYKGFAVFQYLTLRGILGVLTALVLSLCYGPWMIRTLQNRQIGQSVRNDGPQSHLSKSGTPTMGGALILSSIGVSTLLWADLSNRYVWTVLLVTLLFGAIGWVDDYRKVIEKNSKGLPSRWKYFWQSVFGLGAAIFLYMTAATPVETTLILPMLKDYSIPLGIGFVVLTYFVIVGSSNAVNLTDGLDGLAIMPTVMVGGGLGIFCYLSGNVKFAEYLLIPYVPGAGELIVFCGALIGAGLGFLWFNTYPAQVFMGDVGALALGAALGTIAVIVRQEIVLFIMGGVFVMETLSVVIQVASFKLTGRRVFRMAPIHHHFELKGWPEPRVIVRFWIITVILVLVGLATLKLR; from the coding sequence ATGCTGCTGCTGTTAGCGGAGTACCTACAACAGTTCTACAAAGGCTTCGCGGTCTTTCAGTACCTGACCCTGCGCGGGATCCTCGGTGTGCTGACCGCGCTGGTTTTGTCGCTGTGCTATGGCCCGTGGATGATCCGCACGTTGCAGAACCGTCAGATCGGTCAATCCGTTCGCAATGACGGTCCACAATCGCACCTTTCAAAATCGGGCACCCCGACCATGGGCGGCGCACTGATTCTGTCGTCTATCGGTGTCAGCACCTTGCTTTGGGCTGACCTGAGCAACCGTTATGTCTGGACCGTGTTGCTGGTGACGTTGCTGTTCGGTGCTATCGGTTGGGTCGACGACTATCGCAAGGTGATCGAGAAAAACTCTAAAGGCCTGCCGAGCCGCTGGAAGTATTTCTGGCAGTCGGTGTTCGGCCTCGGCGCGGCGATCTTCCTTTATATGACCGCTGCGACGCCGGTAGAAACCACCCTGATCCTGCCGATGCTCAAGGACTACAGCATTCCGCTGGGCATAGGCTTTGTCGTTCTGACCTATTTCGTGATTGTCGGCTCGAGCAATGCGGTCAACCTGACCGATGGCCTCGACGGTCTGGCGATCATGCCGACGGTGATGGTCGGCGGCGGCCTGGGGATCTTCTGCTACCTGTCCGGTAACGTGAAATTCGCTGAATACCTGCTGATTCCTTACGTGCCGGGTGCCGGTGAGTTGATCGTGTTCTGCGGTGCCTTGATCGGTGCGGGCCTCGGTTTCCTCTGGTTCAACACCTATCCGGCGCAAGTCTTCATGGGCGACGTCGGCGCACTGGCGCTGGGCGCAGCGCTTGGCACGATCGCGGTGATCGTCCGCCAGGAAATCGTCCTGTTCATCATGGGCGGCGTGTTCGTGATGGAAACCCTGTCTGTCGTTATCCAGGTTGCTTCTTTCAAGCTGACCGGTCGCCGCGTATTCCGCATGGCGCCGATTCACCACCACTTTGAACTCAAGGGCTGGCCTGAACCACGCGTGATCGTCCGTTTCTGGATCATCACCGTGATTCTCGTACTGGTCGGCCTTGCCACCCTGAAGCTGAGGTAG
- the murF gene encoding UDP-N-acetylmuramoyl-tripeptide--D-alanyl-D-alanine ligase → MLKALKLSELTGALNARLIAGDATFDGVSIDSRAIKPGQLFIALTGPRFDGHDYLNDVASKGAVAALVEREVADSALPQLLVKDTRQALGQLGAMNRAAFTQPVAAITGSSGKTTVKEMLASILRTRGPVLATRGNLNNDLGVPLTLLELSPEHTSAVIELGASRLGEIAYTVGMTKPHVAVLNNAGTAHVGEFGGPEKIVEAKGEIIEGLDADGVAVLNLDDKAFGIWKARAGGRKVLTFALNNPSADFYASELDRDARGCPAFNLHSPEGVERVQLNLLGTHNVANAMAAAAAAYALGVSLFGIATGLGAVQPVKGRTVAQLATNGIRVIDDTYNANPTSMCAAVDILAGFSGRTVLVLGDIGELGDWAEQGHRDVGEYARGKVSALYAVGPLMAHAVNAFGPQAFHFSTQAELIKALGAEQDTNTTILIKGSRSAAMENIVAALCGSSLEKH, encoded by the coding sequence ATGCTTAAAGCCTTGAAACTGAGCGAACTGACCGGCGCACTGAATGCACGATTGATCGCGGGCGATGCCACATTCGATGGCGTCAGCATCGACAGCCGCGCGATCAAACCGGGTCAGCTGTTTATTGCCCTGACCGGCCCGCGTTTCGATGGTCATGACTATTTGAACGATGTCGCCAGCAAAGGCGCGGTCGCTGCACTGGTCGAGCGCGAAGTCGCCGACAGCGCATTGCCGCAATTGCTGGTCAAGGACACTCGTCAGGCGTTGGGTCAACTGGGCGCTATGAACCGTGCCGCGTTCACTCAACCAGTGGCGGCGATCACCGGTTCCAGCGGTAAAACCACGGTCAAGGAAATGCTCGCGAGCATCCTGCGCACCCGCGGTCCGGTACTGGCGACCCGTGGCAACCTGAACAACGACCTCGGCGTGCCGCTGACCCTGCTCGAACTCTCGCCGGAACATACCTCCGCCGTGATCGAGCTCGGTGCTTCGCGTCTCGGCGAAATTGCCTACACCGTGGGCATGACCAAGCCGCACGTGGCCGTGCTCAACAATGCCGGGACCGCTCACGTCGGCGAGTTCGGCGGGCCGGAAAAAATCGTTGAAGCCAAGGGCGAGATCATTGAAGGGCTGGATGCCGATGGCGTCGCCGTGCTCAATCTTGACGACAAAGCGTTCGGTATTTGGAAGGCTCGTGCGGGCGGTCGCAAAGTGCTGACTTTCGCCCTGAACAATCCAAGCGCCGACTTCTACGCCAGCGAGCTGGATCGCGATGCGCGTGGTTGCCCTGCCTTCAACCTGCACAGTCCTGAAGGTGTGGAGCGCGTTCAACTGAACCTGCTCGGCACCCATAACGTCGCCAATGCCATGGCCGCCGCCGCTGCCGCGTATGCTCTGGGCGTGTCGCTGTTCGGCATCGCTACCGGTCTCGGCGCGGTGCAACCGGTCAAGGGTCGTACCGTCGCGCAACTGGCCACTAATGGCATACGCGTGATCGATGACACCTACAACGCGAACCCCACCTCCATGTGCGCCGCCGTTGATATACTCGCCGGCTTTTCCGGCCGCACCGTTCTGGTGCTCGGAGATATCGGCGAATTGGGCGATTGGGCGGAGCAGGGGCACCGCGATGTGGGCGAGTACGCCCGCGGCAAGGTTTCCGCGCTTTACGCTGTCGGGCCACTGATGGCTCACGCCGTGAACGCTTTCGGTCCCCAGGCCTTTCACTTCAGCACTCAGGCTGAGCTGATCAAGGCCTTGGGCGCCGAGCAAGACACCAACACCACCATTTTGATCAAGGGCTCGCGCAGCGCTGCGATGGAAAACATCGTCGCCGCTTTGTGCGGGTCCAGCCTGGAGAAACATTAA